In the genome of bacterium HR17, one region contains:
- the dmdA gene encoding 2,3-dimethylmalate dehydratase large subunit, with product MGMTMTEKILAAHAGVREVKPGELVNCKVDLCMANDVTAALAIKEFRKIGVDRVFDPEKIVLVPSHYAPSKDIQAAAQVKIMRDFARAMGIKHFFEVGRGGIEHILVPEQGLAYPGMLYVGADSHTCTVGALGCFATGVGSTDMAAVWATGEIWLKVPETMKFVYTGKLPQWVMGKDLILATIGKITVSGALYRAMEFTGPVIAELPMSERFTMCNMVIEAGGKNGLMPVDEITLDYLRRHAPHTEDKWLIVESDPDAPYHSVWEINCSELEPLVAFPHSPDNVHPVSEAVALNITVDQVFIGSCTNAKLEDLRIAAQLLKGRKVHPNVRLIVIPATHRVYMQAMREGLLEIFADAGAIIAEGTCGPCLGGYFGVLAPGERCLSTSNRNFIGRMGSPQAEAFLANPAVAAATAVLGRIAHPDELDGALKVWSLKAFAAQPVAP from the coding sequence ATGGGCATGACGATGACCGAAAAAATCCTCGCCGCCCACGCCGGTGTGCGGGAAGTCAAACCAGGCGAACTGGTCAACTGCAAGGTGGACTTGTGCATGGCGAACGATGTGACCGCTGCGCTCGCCATCAAGGAGTTCCGCAAAATCGGCGTTGACCGGGTGTTTGACCCGGAGAAAATCGTGCTAGTTCCCAGCCACTATGCGCCCAGCAAGGACATCCAAGCCGCTGCCCAAGTGAAAATCATGCGCGATTTCGCCCGGGCGATGGGCATCAAGCACTTTTTTGAAGTCGGTCGGGGCGGCATTGAGCACATCCTTGTGCCCGAACAAGGTCTGGCGTATCCCGGCATGCTGTATGTCGGCGCTGATTCGCACACTTGCACCGTCGGCGCGTTGGGCTGTTTTGCGACGGGTGTCGGGTCAACGGACATGGCTGCTGTCTGGGCGACGGGCGAAATCTGGCTGAAAGTGCCCGAAACGATGAAGTTCGTCTACACGGGGAAGTTGCCCCAATGGGTCATGGGCAAAGACTTGATTTTGGCGACCATCGGCAAAATCACCGTCTCAGGTGCCCTCTACCGCGCGATGGAGTTCACGGGTCCCGTCATCGCCGAGTTGCCGATGAGCGAACGGTTCACGATGTGCAACATGGTCATTGAGGCAGGTGGCAAAAACGGTCTCATGCCCGTTGACGAGATCACGCTGGACTACTTGCGCCGTCACGCTCCCCACACCGAAGACAAATGGCTCATCGTGGAGAGCGACCCTGATGCCCCCTACCACAGCGTTTGGGAAATCAATTGCTCCGAGTTGGAACCGCTGGTCGCCTTTCCGCACTCGCCTGACAATGTGCATCCTGTCTCAGAGGCAGTCGCATTGAACATCACCGTTGACCAAGTGTTTATCGGTTCGTGCACCAACGCCAAGTTGGAAGACCTGCGCATCGCCGCTCAATTGCTTAAAGGGCGAAAGGTTCATCCCAATGTGCGGCTCATCGTCATCCCCGCGACCCATCGGGTCTACATGCAAGCGATGAGGGAAGGGTTGTTGGAGATTTTTGCCGATGCAGGTGCAATCATTGCTGAAGGGACTTGTGGTCCGTGCTTGGGCGGTTACTTCGGCGTCTTGGCGCCAGGCGAACGCTGCTTGTCCACAAGCAATCGCAACTTTATCGGACGCATGGGGTCACCGCAAGCGGAAGCCTTTCTCGCCAACCCTGCCGTTGCGGCTGCGACCGCTGTGTTGGGGCGTATCGCCCATCCCGACGAACTGGATGGC
- the dagK_2 gene encoding Diacylglycerol kinase, with translation MRSVLIVNPKAKRGRALSLARQAQGELLRHGWQCDLLPSESGEHVRHLTHQALQRGVDAVFVCGGDGTIHHAVQALALSPTPLGIIPCGRGNDLVRALGIPLDPTAAARVIAGGRTHAIDLGVVRGEYFCGIVTCGFDSAVADFAYRHRSIPGGWVGYLGAALVLLARYQFRRVQVDGDGVAFDGRVLLVATANCPAYGGGLWIAPTAQLDDGLLHVCIVRETSKWRILRLLPTVFTGAHIHEPEVSLHAVRKVRLQSDEPLPLFADGEPVGATPATVTVVPSALRVFVP, from the coding sequence GTGCGCAGCGTTTTGATCGTCAACCCGAAAGCCAAACGGGGGCGTGCCCTTTCCCTCGCCCGACAAGCGCAAGGGGAATTGCTCCGACACGGTTGGCAATGCGACTTGCTGCCAAGCGAAAGCGGAGAGCATGTCCGGCATTTGACCCACCAAGCGCTGCAGCGGGGCGTTGACGCCGTCTTCGTTTGTGGCGGTGACGGCACCATTCACCACGCCGTCCAAGCCTTAGCCCTTTCACCGACACCGTTAGGCATCATCCCCTGCGGTCGGGGCAACGACTTGGTGCGGGCGCTAGGCATCCCGTTGGACCCTACAGCTGCCGCCCGCGTCATCGCGGGCGGCAGAACCCACGCGATTGACTTGGGTGTCGTGCGCGGCGAATACTTTTGCGGCATCGTCACTTGCGGCTTTGACAGCGCGGTGGCGGATTTCGCCTACCGCCACCGTTCCATCCCCGGCGGTTGGGTCGGCTATTTGGGCGCGGCGTTGGTGCTGTTGGCGCGCTACCAGTTTCGGCGCGTGCAAGTGGACGGCGACGGTGTAGCCTTTGACGGTAGGGTCCTCTTGGTGGCGACAGCAAATTGCCCCGCTTACGGCGGCGGTCTATGGATTGCCCCGACCGCTCAACTGGACGATGGCTTGCTGCATGTCTGTATCGTGCGGGAGACGAGTAAGTGGCGTATTTTGCGACTGCTACCGACCGTCTTCACCGGCGCGCATATCCATGAGCCTGAAGTCAGTTTGCACGCCGTCCGCAAGGTGCGGTTGCAAAGCGATGAGCCGCTACCGCTATTTGCCGACGGGGAACCGGTAGGCGCAACGCCCGCGACCGTCACCGTCGTGCCGTCAGCGCTACGGGTGTTCGTGCCGTGA
- the tusA_2 gene encoding Sulfurtransferase TusA, with protein sequence MAQSVQADKVVDARGAQCPGPLVELVRAIKEVPIGAVVELWTQEPRTKDDAKAWCERAGHEFLGAFPADGYERVLVRRTK encoded by the coding sequence GTGGCACAATCGGTCCAAGCCGACAAAGTTGTGGACGCACGGGGTGCCCAGTGCCCCGGTCCGTTGGTGGAACTCGTTCGCGCCATTAAAGAAGTGCCTATCGGTGCCGTCGTGGAACTGTGGACGCAAGAGCCGCGCACAAAAGACGACGCCAAAGCGTGGTGCGAGCGGGCGGGACATGAGTTCCTCGGTGCCTTCCCCGCCGACGGCTATGAGCGGGTGTTGGTGCGCCGCACGAAATGA
- the rsxB_2 gene encoding Electron transport complex subunit RsxB — protein sequence MRYIRVGTTGVQVSRLCFGTLPLGPLLRRMPLMQGAELLAYAFERGVTTFDTAKGFRTRDYLAVAFGDKPDVVIVDKSSARSYEEMERDIADSLVDLNRDEADIFLLYDVRSRDDFATRRGAWEYLAEAKAMGLVKAIGLSTHTVEGALLAAELPEVDFVQVPFNLLGAGILDGDLAAMEAALHRLKAADKTVCAIKPLAGGMLSRSQWQEALTFVFSHPCVDCVCVGLLTHDEVDAGCAFADHQPVAPEVAGAVTAMPRRLFILDWCTGCEACIPVCPTQALYMHEGVAKVVHERCDWCGKCGPVCPESAIFLIANPPAPSDEEPNGE from the coding sequence ATGCGTTACATCCGCGTCGGGACGACAGGCGTGCAAGTGTCGCGGTTGTGTTTTGGGACACTGCCGCTGGGACCGTTGCTCCGACGCATGCCGCTAATGCAGGGCGCTGAGTTGCTAGCTTACGCCTTTGAGCGAGGCGTTACGACCTTTGACACCGCCAAAGGCTTCCGCACCCGCGACTATTTGGCGGTGGCGTTCGGTGACAAACCGGACGTCGTCATCGTAGATAAATCGTCGGCTCGCTCTTACGAGGAGATGGAACGGGATATCGCTGACAGTTTGGTGGACTTAAACCGCGACGAAGCGGACATCTTTCTGCTTTACGATGTCCGCTCCCGCGATGACTTTGCGACCCGACGGGGGGCATGGGAATACTTGGCGGAAGCGAAAGCGATGGGCTTGGTCAAAGCCATTGGGTTGTCCACCCACACTGTTGAAGGGGCACTGCTGGCGGCAGAGTTACCTGAAGTGGATTTCGTGCAGGTGCCTTTCAACTTACTGGGAGCCGGCATTTTGGATGGCGATTTGGCGGCGATGGAAGCCGCTTTGCACCGCCTCAAAGCCGCCGACAAAACCGTCTGTGCTATCAAGCCGTTGGCAGGGGGGATGCTTTCCCGCAGCCAGTGGCAGGAAGCGTTGACATTTGTGTTTTCGCACCCGTGCGTGGATTGCGTTTGCGTTGGGCTACTCACCCACGACGAAGTGGACGCCGGTTGCGCTTTCGCCGACCACCAACCCGTAGCGCCAGAGGTTGCGGGAGCGGTGACCGCGATGCCTCGCCGCCTCTTCATCCTTGACTGGTGCACCGGATGCGAAGCCTGCATCCCCGTTTGCCCGACACAAGCCCTCTACATGCACGAAGGCGTGGCGAAAGTGGTCCACGAGCGCTGCGATTGGTGCGGCAAGTGTGGTCCTGTGTGCCCTGAAAGCGCCATCTTCCTCATCGCCAACCCACCTGCTCCGTCCGATGAAGAACCCAATGGCGAGTGA
- the prmA_3 gene encoding Ribosomal protein L11 methyltransferase translates to MPVRLWLTCPADVMPPMLARLQWLGVRRLQRYLYGPLCRVSALLPDTTDTPLRVHWLWEQGRQQGLTVYLYAGNDTDLPFALPFLPPLRTEQGVFGSIRHPTTQLCLALLQAVGLDAKRVLDIGTGTGVLAVAALAGGARQVIATDIASTAARLAAFNLARYPSERWAVVVCDLASALRGCFDLVCCNISADVLPPLLSHLQHDLACDALIVSGFTAPEWRSVRRWLRSRGWCVDQWRFLNGWLAAFARRL, encoded by the coding sequence ATGCCCGTCCGCTTGTGGCTGACTTGCCCTGCCGATGTAATGCCACCGATGCTGGCGCGGCTACAGTGGTTGGGCGTTCGGCGCCTGCAACGCTACTTGTATGGACCACTTTGTCGCGTGTCCGCGTTGCTGCCAGACACAACCGACACGCCCTTGCGAGTCCATTGGCTCTGGGAACAAGGGCGCCAGCAAGGTCTCACAGTGTATCTTTACGCCGGCAACGACACCGACTTGCCCTTCGCACTGCCGTTCCTGCCGCCTTTGCGGACCGAACAGGGTGTGTTCGGTTCCATCCGCCACCCGACGACGCAGTTGTGCCTCGCGTTGCTGCAAGCCGTCGGGCTTGACGCCAAACGCGTGTTGGACATTGGCACGGGGACCGGCGTCCTTGCCGTCGCCGCCCTCGCGGGAGGTGCGAGGCAAGTTATCGCGACCGACATCGCTTCCACTGCCGCCCGGCTCGCCGCTTTCAACCTTGCCCGCTATCCGTCCGAGCGGTGGGCAGTGGTCGTTTGCGACCTCGCCAGTGCGCTGCGAGGGTGCTTTGACCTCGTTTGCTGCAACATCAGCGCCGATGTGTTGCCACCGCTGTTATCCCACCTGCAGCACGACCTTGCGTGCGACGCCCTCATCGTTTCAGGGTTCACCGCGCCAGAGTGGCGGTCGGTGCGTCGGTGGCTGCGGTCACGCGGATGGTGCGTGGACCAATGGCGGTTCCTCAACGGGTGGCTCGCCGCCTTTGCGCGGCGATTGTGA
- the xynB gene encoding Beta-xylosidase, with product MGGTVRWLGVLVVMALCRSAGATVIEGFEQPTELQLGGMQVQPASRLQLSERDPFEGKRCAELHYRFEKVSGLQYLEVIAPHRLTEKPRRFSVAVRGDGSGNIVRARFVDAGGEWHQYDLGVLHFRGWRVLWTHLDTPHGHWGGDGNGRLDFPVTFFSLVLDSLVRPSEGVVAFDAVSAHYGEEVQPPVNAQFVPARRWGYFWGATDPPTGKLVLTNTTNAPVTVAVSVQLLNHREEPVRSLWRSEVTVTPGKPVERTIALHPIRFGVHFVAIQLTALTPERPSATRLVSVCWLPEPAPIGEDSPFGVCTHFGQFKHKVPDTLDLMRRMGAAWLRDELYWSEVEREQGKFIFPTYYDAYMRAAGESGIRPLIIFNYANRHYDNGVAPHTDAGREAFARYCRALIERYGRICRHWEVWNEPNIGFWQPKPNPADYTALLKTVYTTVKSVDPQATVVGVCTAGTDLGFIEAVLQRDGGKFMDALSVHPYRYPRSPEASDFVGEMQRLKALLDKYGAGHLKVWLTEFGYPTHITGGTPQWLSAAYIVRTFLWALTLPFIERVFVYDFQDDGDDPTYNEFNFGLIRFDHSPKVGYAAFNTMVRMLARKRFLRQAAVGDGAVCLVFGDATGEVWTLWATQGERRVTVPVTASVVTVTDLMGNSQPMRPVRGQLTLTLTEEPLFVTIAAQRRRATR from the coding sequence ATGGGCGGTACAGTCCGATGGTTGGGGGTGCTGGTGGTGATGGCTCTTTGCCGCTCCGCCGGAGCGACGGTTATTGAGGGTTTTGAACAACCCACCGAGCTACAGTTGGGCGGGATGCAAGTGCAACCGGCGTCGCGGCTGCAACTGAGCGAGCGCGACCCCTTTGAGGGCAAGCGGTGTGCCGAGTTGCACTACCGCTTTGAAAAAGTCAGCGGGCTGCAATACTTGGAGGTCATCGCACCTCATCGGCTGACGGAAAAGCCCCGCCGGTTCAGCGTCGCCGTGCGGGGCGACGGTTCGGGCAACATCGTGCGCGCCCGGTTCGTGGACGCTGGTGGCGAATGGCATCAATACGATTTGGGCGTGCTGCATTTTCGCGGCTGGCGGGTGCTCTGGACGCACTTAGACACACCGCACGGGCACTGGGGCGGTGATGGCAACGGGCGCCTTGACTTTCCCGTCACCTTCTTCAGCCTCGTCCTTGACAGCCTCGTCCGCCCGTCTGAAGGCGTCGTCGCCTTTGACGCCGTGAGCGCCCATTACGGCGAGGAAGTGCAACCGCCTGTCAACGCCCAATTTGTGCCCGCTCGCCGTTGGGGTTACTTCTGGGGCGCTACGGACCCCCCAACGGGTAAACTGGTGCTCACCAACACGACAAACGCTCCCGTGACCGTTGCGGTGAGCGTTCAATTGCTCAACCACCGCGAGGAACCGGTGCGGTCGTTGTGGCGGAGCGAGGTGACGGTGACACCTGGTAAACCCGTTGAGCGCACAATAGCGTTACACCCCATCCGGTTTGGCGTGCATTTTGTGGCGATTCAACTGACCGCCTTGACACCTGAGCGCCCGTCTGCCACGCGCCTTGTGTCCGTCTGTTGGCTTCCTGAACCTGCCCCGATTGGTGAGGACAGCCCTTTTGGCGTCTGCACCCACTTTGGGCAGTTCAAGCACAAGGTGCCTGATACGCTGGACCTCATGCGCCGCATGGGCGCCGCATGGCTCCGCGATGAACTCTACTGGAGCGAAGTGGAACGGGAGCAGGGGAAGTTCATCTTTCCCACCTACTACGACGCTTACATGCGGGCGGCGGGCGAGTCAGGCATTCGTCCCCTCATCATCTTCAACTACGCCAACCGCCATTACGATAACGGGGTCGCTCCGCACACCGACGCCGGGCGCGAGGCGTTTGCCCGCTATTGCCGCGCGTTGATAGAGCGCTACGGGCGCATTTGCCGCCACTGGGAAGTGTGGAACGAACCCAACATCGGCTTTTGGCAGCCAAAGCCCAATCCCGCCGATTACACTGCGCTGCTCAAAACTGTCTACACGACCGTTAAGTCCGTTGACCCGCAGGCGACAGTCGTCGGTGTCTGCACCGCTGGGACCGATTTGGGCTTCATTGAAGCCGTGTTGCAGCGGGACGGCGGCAAGTTCATGGACGCCCTCTCCGTACACCCTTACCGTTACCCGCGTTCTCCTGAAGCCAGTGACTTCGTCGGCGAAATGCAGCGGCTCAAAGCGCTGTTGGACAAATACGGTGCGGGGCACTTAAAGGTGTGGCTGACGGAGTTCGGCTACCCGACCCATATCACGGGCGGGACGCCCCAATGGCTTTCGGCGGCATACATCGTGCGCACCTTTTTGTGGGCGCTGACGCTGCCGTTCATTGAGCGGGTGTTCGTCTACGACTTTCAGGACGACGGTGACGACCCGACCTACAACGAGTTCAATTTTGGGCTTATCCGCTTTGACCACTCGCCGAAGGTCGGTTACGCGGCGTTCAACACGATGGTGCGGATGCTTGCCCGCAAACGGTTCCTGCGGCAAGCGGCAGTCGGCGACGGAGCGGTTTGCCTCGTGTTTGGCGATGCGACAGGCGAGGTGTGGACCCTTTGGGCGACGCAAGGCGAGCGCCGAGTCACGGTGCCCGTCACAGCGTCAGTCGTCACCGTCACCGACTTAATGGGCAACAGCCAGCCAATGCGCCCAGTTAGAGGGCAATTGACGCTCACCCTTACCGAAGAGCCATTGTTCGTCACAATCGCCGCGCAAAGGCGGCGAGCCACCCGTTGA
- the nedA gene encoding Sialidase — MLVKRDVAGFLPTHPSVHAATLTQTRGGTLLCAFYAGDYEKAPNQAIFMAWGQPQGDGTVAWRFEPSPLVDTPGKADGNPVLFTAPDGAVWLFFVTLQGQSWATALLFAMRSLDDGRSWTAPQLLSAVQGYMVRTKPLVLRDGAWLLPLYDERRWHPVFWRSEDAGRTWREVAVLHQWRGLIQPAVVELADGRLVAYCRSTVGRIVRITSTDGGHTWTAPEPTELPNPNAAVDLVRLPDGALVLAFNDSTHQRSPLSIAYSPDETQRWTVIRDLEVGDGEFSYPCLLASADGWVHCVYTYRRQTVRHAAFDRSWLRGGK, encoded by the coding sequence GTGTTGGTCAAGCGGGATGTTGCCGGTTTCCTACCGACGCACCCGTCTGTCCATGCGGCGACCTTGACACAAACGCGCGGGGGCACATTGCTTTGCGCCTTTTACGCCGGCGACTACGAAAAAGCGCCTAACCAAGCCATCTTCATGGCGTGGGGGCAACCGCAAGGAGACGGCACGGTCGCGTGGCGATTTGAGCCCTCTCCCCTTGTGGACACGCCTGGCAAAGCCGATGGCAACCCCGTTCTGTTTACTGCCCCCGACGGCGCGGTGTGGCTCTTTTTCGTCACGCTGCAGGGACAAAGTTGGGCGACGGCACTGTTGTTCGCGATGCGTTCGCTGGACGACGGTCGTAGTTGGACGGCGCCGCAGTTGCTTTCGGCGGTGCAAGGTTACATGGTGCGCACCAAGCCGCTGGTGCTGCGGGACGGGGCATGGCTGTTGCCCCTTTACGACGAACGGCGCTGGCACCCTGTCTTTTGGCGTTCTGAGGACGCAGGGCGCACTTGGCGCGAAGTCGCTGTCTTGCACCAGTGGCGCGGACTCATTCAGCCGGCGGTCGTGGAACTGGCAGACGGACGCTTGGTGGCTTACTGCCGCAGCACCGTCGGGCGAATCGTCCGGATCACTTCCACCGACGGCGGGCACACTTGGACGGCGCCGGAACCGACCGAGTTGCCCAACCCTAACGCGGCGGTGGACTTGGTGCGGTTGCCTGACGGGGCGTTAGTGCTGGCGTTCAACGACAGCACCCATCAGCGTTCACCGCTGAGCATCGCCTACTCGCCTGACGAAACGCAGCGTTGGACGGTTATCCGCGACTTAGAAGTCGGCGACGGCGAGTTCAGTTACCCGTGCCTACTGGCAAGCGCTGACGGTTGGGTGCACTGCGTTTACACCTACCGTCGCCAGACCGTTCGGCACGCAGCCTTTGACCGCTCGTGGCTGCGCGGGGGCAAATGA